A stretch of the Channa argus isolate prfri chromosome 9, Channa argus male v1.0, whole genome shotgun sequence genome encodes the following:
- the LOC137132827 gene encoding olfactory receptor 51L1-like, whose translation MNNNNSLTDYFEFTVFSDYVSLKYVFFSLCLLIYMTIISANVVIILTVCLDKSLHQPMYIFICCLCLNSLYGSAGFFPRFLMDILSDTHFISRPLCFIQIYIINTYKGHELNILTVMAYDRFVAICQPLHYHSKMTFRKVLYLLIFAVMHPACILVYVFYEFSHLPLCGYKLHRIFCTSYSVIGLSCVATSLNSTGGQVLAVASIFIPLFFVLYTYLRILIVCKKSFSEFRVKALQTCLPHIVTFVNFCISFFCDILLSQYKVEEVNPIVSIVLSLEFLIIPPINNPLAYGLNLPQIRGVLFGFLRMHKIVRCL comes from the coding sequence atgaacaacaacaacagtctgACTGACTATTTCGAGTTCACAGTGTTTTCAGACTATGTTTCCCTAAAATATGTCTTCttcagtctgtgtctgctgATCTACATGACTATAATCTCTGCTAATGTTGTCATTATTCTGACAGTCTGTCTGGACAAGTCTCTGCATCAGcccatgtatattttcatctgctgtctgtgtttaaactCTCTGTACGGCTCAGCCGGCTTCTTCCCCAGGTTCCTGATGGACATACTGTCTGACACTCACTTCATCTCACGTCCACTCTGCTTCATTCAGATTTACATTATTAACACCTACAAAGGACATGAGTTGAATATTCTCACTGTCATGGCCTATGACAGGTTTGTTGCCATTTGTCAGCCTTTACACTATCACAGTAAAATGACGTTCAGGAAGGTGCTGTATCTCTTGATTTTTGCTGTGATGCATCCTGCTTGTATATTAGTTTACGTTTTCTATGAGTTTAGTCATTTACCCTTGTGTGGATATAAACTGCACAGGATTTTTTGCACCAGCTATTCTGTGATTGGACTCTCTTGTGTGGCGACATCTCTAAACAGCACAGGAGGTCAGGTTCTTGCTGTGGCATCGATCTTTATCCCCCTGTTCTTTGTCCTGTACACCTACCTGCGTATTCTAATTGTCTGCAAGAAAAGTTTTTCTGAATTCAGAGTAAAGGCGTTACAGACCTGCCTGCCCCACATAGTGACTTTTGTCAACTTTTGCATCTCATTCTTCTGTGACATATTACTGAGTCAATATAAAGTGGAGGAAGTAAATCCAATTGTTAGTATTGTTTTATCTTTGGAGTTTCTGATCATTCCTCCCATCAATAACCCTCTAGCTTATGGACTTAATCTTCCTCAGATCAGAGGAGTACTTTTTGGGTTTCTGAGGATGCACAAAATAGTTCGCTGTCTGTAG
- the LOC137132828 gene encoding olfactory receptor 4B13-like — MNSNNSLTDYFEFTVFSDYGSLKYVFFSLCLLIYMTIISANVVIILTVCLDKSLHQPMYIFICCLCLNSLYGSAGFFPRFLMDLLSDTHFISRPLCFIQIYIINTYKGHELNILTVMAYDRFVAICQPLHYHSKMTFRKVLYLLVFIVLYPACMLGHLFYEFSHLPLCGYKVHRIFCTSWSIIQLSCVETAVLNVTGQFFGATLIFIPLFFVLYTYLRILLVCRKSSSKFRGKALQTCLPHMVTFVNFCISVFCEVSLSLYKVDEVNTFVIVVVSLEFLLIPPINNPLVYGLNLPQIRGVIISGFLRLQKWFRQD, encoded by the coding sequence atgaacagcaacaacagtCTGACTGACTATTTCGAGTTCACAGTGTTTTCAGACTATGGTTCCCTCAAATATGTCTTCttcagtctgtgtctgctgATCTACATGACTATAATCTCTGCTAATGTTGTCATTATTCTGACAGTCTGTCTGGACAAGTCTCTGCATCAGcccatgtatattttcatctgctgtctgtgtttaaactCTCTGTACGGCTCAGCCGGCTTCTTCCCCAGGTTCCTGATGGACTTACTGTCTGACACTCACTTCATCTCACGTCCACTCTGCTTCATTCAGATTTACATTATTAACACCTACAAAGGACATGAGTTGAATATTCTCACTGTCATGGCCTATGACAGGTTTGTTGCTATTTGTCAGCCTTTACACTATCACAGTAAAATGACGTTTAGGAAGGTGCTGTATCTCTtggtttttattgtgttataCCCTGCATGTATGTTAGGCCACCTGTTTTATGAGTTTAGTCATTTACCTTTGTGTGGATATAAAGTACACAGAATTTTTTGCACCAGCTGGTCTATAATTCAATTGTCCTGTGTGGAAACAGCTGTGTTGAACGTAACAGGTCAGTTTTTTGGTGCTACATTAATCTTTATCCCCCTGTTCTTTGTCCTCTACACCTACCTGCGTATTCTGCTTGTTTGTAGAAAAAGTTCATCTAAATTCAGAGGAAAGGCCTTACAGACCTGCCTGCCCCACATGGTGACTTTTGTCAACTTTTGCATCTCAGTATTCTGTGAAGTTTCACTGAGCCTTTATAAAGTTGATGAAGTAAATacttttgtcattgttgttgtaTCTCTGGAGTTTCTGCTTATTCCTCCCATTAATAACCCTCTAGTTTATGGACTTAATCTGCCTCAGATCAGAGGAGTGATTATTTCTGGGTTTCTAAGGTTGCAGAAATGGTTCAGACAGGattaa
- the LOC137132832 gene encoding olfactory receptor 51L1-like, with protein MNNNSVTPSYFEFTLFSDYGSLRSLFFSLCLLIYMTIISANVVIILTVCLDKSLHQPMYIFICCLCLNSLYGSAGFFPRFLMDILSDTHFISRPLCFVQIYIIHTYKGHELNILCFMAYDRFVAICQPLHYHSKMTLRKVSYLLVFTVLYPVCVFSYFFYQSSTLYLCGYKLQRIFCTSWSIVQLSCVDTIIISITGQFIAVTMIFIPLFFVLYSYLRILIVCRKSLSEFRGKALQTCLPHIVTFVNFCISVFIEVSLSQYKIDEVNPLIVVVLSLEFLIIPPITNPLVYGLKLPQIRGAISGFLIHKFSLHVIQ; from the coding sequence atgaacaacaacagtgtgacTCCCTCCTACTTTGAGTTCACCTTATTCTCAGACTATGGTTCCCTCAGATCACTTTTCttcagtctgtgtctgctgATCTACATGACTATAATCTCTGCTAATGTTGTCATTATTCTGACAGTCTGTCTGGACAAGTCTCTGCATCAGcccatgtatattttcatctgctgtctgtgtttaaactCTCTGTACGGCTCAGCCGGCTTCTTCCCCAGGTTCCTGATGGACATACTATCTGACACTCACTTCATCTCACGTCCACTCTGCTTTGTTCAGATTTACATTATTCACACTTACAAAGGACATGAGCTGAATATTCTGTGCTTTATGGCCTATGACAGGTTTGTTGCCATTTGTCAGCCTTTACACTATCACAGTAAAATGACATTAAGGAAGGTTTCATATCTTTTGgtttttactgtgttgtatCCGGTTTGTGTTTTCAGCTACTTCTTCTATCAGTCCAgcactttgtatttgtgtggatACAAACTGCAAAGGATTTTTTGCACCAGCTGGTCCATAGTTCAGCTCTCCTGTGTGGACACAATTATAATCAGCATAACTGGCCAATTTATTGCAGTGACAATGATCTTTATCCCCCTGTTCTTTGTCCTGTACAGCTACTTGCGTATTCTGATTGTTTGTAGGAAAAGTTTGTCTGAATTCAGAGGAAAGGCGTTACAAACCTGCCTGCCCCACATAGTGACGTTTGTCAATTTTTGCATCTCAGTATTTATTGAAGTTTCACTTAGTCAATACAAGATTGATGAAGTAAATCCACTGATTGTTGTTGTTCTatctctggagtttctgatcATCCCTCCCATCACTAACCCTCTAGTTTATGGCCTGAAGCTGCCTCAGATCAGAGGAGCGATTTCTGGGTTTCTAATACATAAATTTTCTCTCCATGTAATTCAGTGA
- the LOC137132833 gene encoding olfactory receptor 10J5-like produces the protein MNNNSVTPSYFEFTLFSDYGSLRSLFFSLCLLIYMTIISANVVIILTVCLDKSLHQPMYIFICCLCLNSLYGSAGFFPRFLMDLLSDTHFISRPFCFIQMYVIHTYKTQELNVLTVMAYDRFVAICQPLHYHSKMTFRTVLFLLILSVLYPVCMLTHFMYQSSNLPLCGYKLHRIFCTTWSVVQLFCVEIPGNSITGQVIAVTTIFIPLFFVLYTYLRILIVCRKSLSEFRGKVLQTCLPHIVTFVNYCFSVFIDVLLNQYKVDEVNPLVIVVLSLEFLIIPPITNPLVYGLKLPQIRGAISGFLRTHTILCSLE, from the coding sequence atgaacaacaacagtgtgacTCCCTCCTACTTTGAGTTCACCTTATTCTCAGACTATGGTTCCCTCAGATCACTTTTCttcagtctgtgtctgctgATCTACATGACTATAATCTCTGCTAATGTTGTCATTATTCTGACAGTCTGTCTGGACAAGTCTCTGCATCAGcccatgtatattttcatctgctgtctgtgtttaaactCTCTGTACGGCTCAGCCGGCTTCTTCCCCAGGTTCCTGATGGACTTACTGTCTGACACTCACTTCATCTCACGTCCGTTCTGCTTCATTCAGATGTATGTTATTCACACTTACAAAACACAGGAGTTGAATGTTCTCACTGTCATGGCCTATGACAGGTTTGTTGCTATTTGTCAGCCTTTACACTATcacagtaaaatgacatttagaactgttttatttctcttgatTTTATCTGTGTTGTATCCTGTTTGTATGTTAACCCACTTCATGTATCAGTCAAGTAATTTACCCTTGTGTGGATATAAACTGCACAGGATTTTTTGTACCACTTGGTCTGTagttcagcttttctgtgtggagataCCTGGTAACAGCATAACAGGCCAAGTCATTGCTGTGACAACAATCTTTATCCCCCTGTTCTTTGTCCTGTACACCTACCTGCGTATTCTGATTGTTTGTAGGAAAAGTTTGTCTGAATTCAGAGGAAAAGTGTTACAGACCTGCCTGCCCCACATAGTGACTTTCGTCAATTATTGCTTCTCAGTATTTATTGATGTTCTACTTAATCAATATAAAGTTGATGAAGTAAATCCACTTGTCATTGTTGTtctgtctctggagtttctgatcATCCCTCCCATCACTAACCCTCTAGTTTATGGCCTGAAGCTGCCTCAGATCAGAGGAGCGATTTCTGGGTTTCTAAGGACACACACAATACTTTGTTCTTTGGAATAA
- the LOC137133404 gene encoding olfactory receptor 1D2-like encodes MNSNNSLTDYFEFTVFSDYGSLKYVFFSLCLLIYMTIISANVVIILTVCLDKSLHQPMYIFICCLCFNSLYGSAGFFPRFLIDILSDTHFISHPFCFTQLYVIHTYKAHDVNILTVMAYDRFVAICQPLHYHSKMTFRKVLYFLIFVVLYPVCVFSYFFGFYLSSSFPLCGYKLHRIFCTNWSIVQLSCVDTTVINTAGLILGVFSTFIPLLFVLYTYLRILIVCRKSSSEFRGKALQTCLPHMVTFANFCISIFIEASLTHYKMDEVNTFVIVAVSLEFLVIPPMTNPLVYGLNLPQIRGVISGFVHIHKVVHPS; translated from the coding sequence atgaacagcaacaacagtCTGACTGACTATTTCGAGTTCACAGTGTTTTCAGACTATGGTTCCCTCAAATATGTCTTCttcagtctgtgtctgctgATCTACATGACTATAATCTCTGCTAATGTTGTCATTATTCTGACAGTCTGTCTGGACAAGTCTCTGCATCAGcccatgtatattttcatctgctgtctgtgttttaacTCTCTGTACGGCTCAGCCGGCTTCTTCCCCAGGTTCCTGATAGACATACTGTCTGACACTCACTTCATCTCACATCCGTTCTGCTTCACTCAGTTATATGTTATCCACACTTATAAAGCTCATGATGTGAATATTCTTACTGTCATGGCCTATGACAGGTTTGTTGCTATTTGTCAGCCTTTACACTATcacagtaaaatgacatttaggAAGGTGctgtattttttgatttttgttgtgttgtatcctgtttgtgttttttcctactTCTTTGGCTTTTATCTATCCAGCTCTTTTCCTTTGTGTGGTTATAAACTGCACAGGATTTTCTGCACCAACTGGTCCATAGTGCAGCTTTCCTGTGTAGACACAACTGTGATTAACACAGCAGGCCTGATCCTTGGTGTGTTCTCAACCTTCATCCCCTTGCTTTTTGTCCTGTACACTTACCTACGTATTCTCATTGTGTGTAGGAAAAGTTCCTCTGAATTCAGAGGAAAGGCGTTACAAACGTGTTTGCCTCACATGGTGActtttgcaaacttttgcatctcAATATTCATTGAAGCTTCTCTAACTCATTACAAGATGGATGAAGTAAATACCTTTGTTATTGTTGCTGTATCTCTGGAGTTTTTGGTTATTCCCCCCATGACTAATCCTCTAGTTTATGGCCTGAATCTGCCTCAGATTAGAGGAGTGATTTCTGGGTTTGTACACATTCATAAAGTGGTGCATCCTTCAtaa
- the LOC137133499 gene encoding olfactory receptor 51L1-like, translating to MSFLFLCFTSDFSFLLFQLCCIDMNNNSVTPSYFEFTLFSDYGSLKYVFFSLCLLIYMTIISANVVIILTVCLDKSLHQPMYIFICCLCLNSLYGSAGFFPRFLMDILSDSHFISRPFCFIQVYVIHTYKAHEVNILTVMAYDRFVAICQPLHYHSKMTFRKVIQLLIFVVLYSGCLIDFIFYLTIHLPLCGNKLHRIFCNNWSIVQLSCANTAVMNVGGLCIAVASIFIPLFFVLYTYLRILIVCRRSSSEFRGKALQTCLPHIVTFVNFCISVFIEVSLSQYKIDEVNPLIVVVLSLEFLIIPPITNPIVYGLKLPQIRGAISGFLIHKIVLSM from the coding sequence atgtcatttttatttttgtgtttcacctctgatttctcatttttactCTTCCAGCTCTGTTGTATagacatgaacaacaacagtgtgacTCCCTCCTACTTTGAGTTCACCTTATTCTCAGACTATGGTTCCCTCAAATATGTCTTCttcagtctgtgtctgctgATCTACATGACTATAATCTCTGCTAATGTTGTCATTATTCTGACAGTCTGTCTGGACAAGTCTCTGCATCAGcccatgtatattttcatctgctgtctgtgtttaaactCTCTGTACGGCTCAGCCGGCTTCTTCCCCAGGTTCCTGATGGACATACTATCTGACTCTCACTTCATCTCACGTCCGTTCTGCTTCATTCAGGTTTACGTTATTCACACTTACAAAGCTCATGAGGTGAATATTCTCACTGTCATGGCTTATGACAGGTTTGTTGCTATTTGTCAGCCTTTACACTATCACAGTAAAATGACTTTCAGGAAGGTGATACaacttttgatttttgttgtgCTGTACTCTGGTTGTCTTATCGACTTTATTTTCTATCTGACCATCCATTTGCCTTTGTGTGGAAACAAATTGCACAGGATCTTTTGCAACAACTGGTCCATAGTTCAGCTCTCTTGTGCCAACACAGCTGTAATGAACGTAGGAGGCCTGTGTATTGCTGTGGCATCTATCTTTATCCCCCTGTTCTTTGTCCTGTACACCTACCTGCGTATTCTGATTGTTTGTAGACGAAGTTCCTCTGAATTCAGAGGAAAGGCCTTACAAACCTGCCTGCCTCATATAGTGACTTTTGTCAATTTTTGCATCTCAGTATTTATTGAAGTTTCACTGAGTCAATACAAGATTGATGAAGTAAATCCAttgattgttgttgttctatctctggagtttctgatcATCCCTCCCATCACTAACCCTATAGTTTATGGCCTGAAGCTGCCTCAGATCAGAGGAGCAATTTCTGGGTTTTTAATACATAAAATTGTTCTCTCCATGTAA
- the LOC137133500 gene encoding olfactory receptor 6K3-like: protein MNNNSVTPSHFEFTLFSDYGSLRSLFFSLCLLIYMTIISANVVIILTVCLDKSLHQPMYIFICCLCLNSLYGSAGFFPRFLMDILSDTHFISRPLCFVQIYVIHTYKAHELTLLSAMACDRFIAICQPLHYHSKMTSRVVGQLVICTVLCPACILGYFTYQSSSLSLCGYKLHRIVCTNWSVVQLSCVDTTMIITVGQFLAVTTIFIPLFFVLYTYLRILLVCRRSSSEFRGKALQTCLPHIVTFVNFCISLFCEFSLSLSKVGEVNPFVIVTLSLEFLIIPPLSNPLIYGLNLPQIRGVIYGFLK, encoded by the coding sequence atgaacaacaacagtgtgacTCCCTCCCACTTTGAGTTCACCTTATTCTCAGACTATGGTTCCCTCAGATCACTTTTCttcagtctgtgtctgctgATCTACATGACTATAATCTCTGCTAATGTTGTCATTATTCTGACAGTCTGCCTGGACAAGTCTCTGCATCAGcccatgtatattttcatctgctgtctgtgtttaaactCTCTGTACGGCTCAGCCGGCTTCTTCCCCAGGTTCCTGATGGACATACTGTCTGACACTCACTTCATCTCACGTCCACTCTGCTTTGTTCAGATTTATGTTATTCACACTTACAAAGCTCATGAGTTGACTCTCCTCAGTGCAATGGCATGTGACAGATTTATTGCTATTTGTCAGCCTTTACACTATCACAGTAAAATGACATCCAGGGTTGTGGGACAACTTGTGATTTGTACTGTTCTGTGTCCTGCATGCATCTTAGGCTACTTTACATATCAGTccagcagtttgtctttgtgtggatATAAACTGCACAGGATTGTTTGCACTAACTGGTCCGTAGTTCAGCTTTCTTGTGTGGACACAACTATGATCATCACAGTAGGTCAGTTTCTCGCTGTGACAACAATCTTTATCCCCCTGTTCTTTGTCCTGTACACCTACCTACGTATTCTGCTTGTTTGCAGGAGAAGTTCCTCTGAATTCAGAGGAAAGGCCTTACAGACCTGCCTGCCCCACATAGTGACTTTTGTCaatttttgcatttctctgtTCTGTGAATTTTCGCTGAGTCTTTCTAAGGTTGGTGAAGTTAATCCATTTGTCATAGTTACTTTGTCTCTTGAGTTTCTGATCATCCCTCCCCTCAGTAACCCTCTAATTTATGGCCTGAATCTTCCTCAGATAAGAGGAGTGATTTATGGATttctaaagtaa
- the LOC137132834 gene encoding olfactory receptor 10J5-like, with product MNNNSVTPSYFEFTLFSDYGSLKYVFFSLCLLIYMTIISANVVIILTVCLDKSLHQPMYIFICCLCLNSLYGSAGFFPRFLMDLLSDTHFISRPFCFTQMYVIHTYAGHELTLLTVMAYDRFVAICQPLHYHSKMTFRTVFYLLFFAMLYPICFLCYFFYLATNVPLCGNKLQRMFCSNWSIVKLSCVEVTLINITGQFVALASIFTPMFFVLYTYLQILIVCSKSSSEFRGKALQTCLPHIVTFVNFCISVFCELSLGRYEIDEVNTFVIGLLSLEFLIIPPINNPLVYGLNLPQIRGAIIRCVKFK from the coding sequence atgaacaacaacagtgtgacTCCCTCCTACTTTGAGTTCACCTTATTCTCAGACTATGGTTCCCTCAAATATGTCTTCttcagtctgtgtctgctgATCTACATGACTATAATCTCTGCTAATGTTGTCATTATTCTGACAGTCTGCCTGGACAAGTCTCTGCATCAGcccatgtatattttcatctgctgtctgtgtttaaactCTCTGTACGGCTCAGCCGGCTTCTTCCCCAGGTTCCTGATGGACTTACTGTCTGACACTCACTTCATCTCACGTCCGTTCTGCTTCACTCAGATGTATGTTATTCACACATATGCAGGACATGAGTTGACTCTTCTCACTGTCATGGCCTATGACAGGTTTGTTGCCATTTGTCAGCCTTTACACTATcacagtaaaatgacatttagaaCAGTTttctatcttttgttttttgctatgCTGTatccaatttgttttttatgctaCTTTTTTTATCTGGCCACTAATGTGCCTTTGTGTGGAAATAAACTGCAAAGGATGTTTTGTTCTAACTGGTCAATAGTTAAGCTGTCTTGTGTTGAAGTAACTTTGATCAATATTACAGGTCAGTTTGTTGCTCTGGCATCAATTTTTACCCCAATGTTTTTTGTCCTGTACACCTACCTGCAGATTCTAATTGTTTGCAGTAAGAGTTCATCTGAATTCAGAGGAAAGGCCTTACAGACCTGCCTGCCCCACATAGTGACTTTTGTCAACTTTTGCATCTCAGTATTTTGTGAACTTTCACTTGGTCGATATGAGATTGATgaagtaaatacatttgtcattGGTCTTCTatctctggagtttctgatcATTCCTCCCATCAATAATCCTCTAGTTTATGGCCTGAATCTTCCTCAGATCAGAGGAGCGATTATTAGATGTGTAAAATTTAAGTaa